A genomic region of Desulfosarcina ovata subsp. ovata contains the following coding sequences:
- a CDS encoding bifunctional DedA family/phosphatase PAP2 family protein yields MHYLNTVLAFIGHHPALAYGVVFLVSLSESLAIVGLIVPGTVIMFGVGAVVATGHLALKPVLLLAAAGAIAGDGISYWLGRHYHDDLRRMWPFSRYPGMLRMGAAFFKRHGGKSVLFGRFVGPVRPVIPVVAGMLGMRPLQFVIVNVLSAVGWALAYVLPGVFFGTSLAVAGAVSTRLAVLVFILLASIWGFVWFIRKLAALIEHRGPIWIAELHAWTKKSSSAHRLARPLKDALSIIFLRQQSEALFFLFLVLTLFVAGWGFLGVLQDVLARDPLVMADQAVYNYFQALRTPWADRVFVTVTELGDSFVNLCLAGAVLLVLLGKRCYRTAGFWAATLMGGLLGVQLLKWMIHLPRPVAIYQGASAYGFPSGHATMSVILYGFLAILLARKLPGVWRWGLFASVIVISFVIGLSRLYLGAHWLSDILGGLFIGTSWAALLGIAYLHGSADILPRRWLGLVVVLTIGLAGSWHVAQRHAKDLVFYAPRHKVQFISMAGWRSDGWRNLPAWRIDMAGEREQPLTLQWHGPADRLAADLSKKGWRHSPPLSVVSFLGLFSPDTPIENLLSLPRLHDGRAERLHLIYTTQDRRLVLRLWPSDVALTGDDLPVFVGTIAEQRHQQVADLITIVRDSGEYDRSLDEVAQTLGDGFDVRRVHRTNHEIQAENELHRLHWHGDVLLISEKGQKRTNP; encoded by the coding sequence ATGCACTACCTGAATACAGTACTGGCATTTATCGGCCATCATCCGGCGCTGGCCTATGGCGTCGTTTTCCTGGTCTCCCTTTCCGAATCCCTTGCCATCGTGGGATTGATCGTTCCCGGAACCGTGATCATGTTCGGCGTCGGTGCGGTCGTGGCCACGGGCCATCTGGCCCTCAAACCGGTATTGCTGCTGGCCGCGGCGGGCGCCATTGCCGGCGACGGCATCAGTTACTGGCTGGGCCGTCATTATCACGACGATTTGCGACGGATGTGGCCCTTCTCCCGCTATCCCGGCATGCTGCGAATGGGCGCGGCTTTTTTTAAACGGCATGGGGGCAAGAGCGTTCTTTTCGGGCGCTTCGTGGGGCCGGTCCGCCCGGTGATTCCTGTGGTGGCCGGCATGCTGGGCATGCGACCGCTGCAATTCGTCATCGTCAACGTGCTCTCGGCCGTCGGCTGGGCGCTGGCCTATGTTTTGCCGGGTGTTTTTTTCGGGACCTCACTGGCGGTGGCCGGTGCGGTCAGCACACGTCTGGCCGTCCTTGTTTTTATTCTTCTGGCAAGCATCTGGGGATTTGTTTGGTTCATCCGCAAACTGGCAGCCCTTATCGAACATCGAGGGCCGATCTGGATCGCCGAACTGCATGCCTGGACAAAGAAAAGCAGTTCCGCCCATCGGCTGGCGCGTCCATTAAAAGACGCCCTTTCGATCATCTTTCTCCGTCAACAGAGCGAGGCGCTATTCTTTCTTTTTTTAGTTCTCACGCTGTTTGTGGCAGGCTGGGGATTCTTGGGTGTCCTGCAGGATGTTCTCGCCAGGGATCCACTCGTCATGGCGGATCAGGCCGTCTACAACTATTTTCAAGCCCTGAGAACGCCGTGGGCGGATCGTGTTTTCGTAACCGTAACTGAACTCGGGGATTCTTTTGTTAATCTTTGCCTGGCCGGTGCTGTTCTGCTCGTCCTCCTTGGCAAACGTTGCTACCGCACCGCTGGTTTCTGGGCAGCCACCCTGATGGGTGGTCTTCTTGGTGTTCAACTGCTCAAATGGATGATTCATTTGCCGCGACCGGTAGCCATTTACCAAGGGGCCTCGGCCTATGGGTTTCCCAGCGGGCATGCCACCATGAGTGTCATCTTATACGGATTCCTCGCCATCCTGCTTGCCAGGAAATTGCCCGGTGTGTGGCGCTGGGGGCTATTCGCCAGTGTGATTGTCATCTCCTTTGTCATCGGGCTATCCCGTCTTTACCTTGGCGCCCACTGGCTCTCTGATATATTGGGCGGGCTTTTCATCGGCACCAGTTGGGCGGCCTTGCTGGGCATCGCCTATCTCCACGGCTCCGCTGACATCCTTCCCCGGCGATGGCTGGGCCTTGTGGTCGTCCTTACCATTGGACTGGCCGGCAGCTGGCACGTGGCTCAGCGCCACGCCAAAGACCTGGTTTTTTACGCCCCCCGGCACAAGGTCCAATTCATCTCTATGGCAGGCTGGCGGTCCGATGGCTGGCGAAACCTTCCGGCCTGGCGGATTGACATGGCAGGTGAGCGGGAGCAACCCCTCACCCTCCAGTGGCACGGACCGGCCGACAGGCTGGCTGCCGATCTGTCGAAAAAAGGATGGCGCCATTCACCGCCGCTGAGCGTGGTCAGTTTCCTGGGGCTGTTCTCTCCGGACACGCCCATTGAAAATCTGTTATCCCTGCCACGACTCCACGACGGCCGGGCGGAGCGCCTGCACCTGATTTACACAACCCAGGACAGGCGCCTGGTGCTTCGCTTGTGGCCGTCAGATGTTGCCCTCACGGGAGATGATCTCCCCGTTTTCGTCGGGACCATAGCGGAGCAGCGCCACCAACAAGTGGCGGATTTAATCACCATCGTAAGAGACAGTGGCGAGTATGATCGTTCGCTGGATGAGGTCGCCCAGACACTAGGCGACGGCTTCGACGTGAGACGGGTTCACCGAACGAACCATGAGATCCAGGCCGAAAACGAATTGCATCGCTTGCACTGGCATGGCGATGTGCTGCTGATATCGGAAAAGGGCCAGAAAAGGACAAACCCATGA
- a CDS encoding ROK family protein, translated as MTTKSPYRLGIDLGGTKTEAILLDPQGLSLLRERQPTPRAPDNPAEYTKIRDAVLTLIRETRQKVPDGQPCTIGIGIPGTINARSGCVQNANTTGLIGHPFQQDLEDRLGHPIAMENDANCFTLAEARQGAGQGYEFVFGIILGTGCGGGISIGGRIHTGQHRIAGEWGHFSVDPAGLPCYCGNRGCVETKISGGGVARSFFAQTGRRLSLEQITDGYRRGDAQCTLAFEQFLDDFGRCLGGLISVLDPDAVVLGGGVSNIDELYTLGIERVRHYAFHDHIETPILKHRLGDSAGVIGAAWIGR; from the coding sequence ATGACCACAAAATCCCCGTATCGTCTGGGCATCGACCTGGGCGGCACCAAAACCGAGGCCATCCTGTTGGATCCGCAGGGCCTCAGCCTGTTGCGGGAACGCCAACCCACGCCACGAGCCCCGGACAATCCAGCCGAATACACCAAGATCCGCGACGCCGTGCTCACCCTGATCCGGGAAACACGGCAGAAGGTGCCCGACGGCCAACCCTGCACCATCGGCATCGGCATCCCCGGCACCATCAATGCCCGCAGTGGATGCGTCCAGAACGCCAACACCACCGGACTCATCGGTCATCCCTTCCAGCAGGACTTGGAAGATCGCTTGGGACATCCCATCGCCATGGAGAACGATGCCAACTGCTTCACCCTGGCCGAGGCCCGGCAGGGTGCCGGTCAGGGGTATGAATTCGTTTTCGGCATCATCCTGGGAACCGGCTGCGGCGGTGGAATCAGCATCGGCGGACGGATTCACACCGGACAGCACCGCATCGCCGGGGAGTGGGGGCACTTTTCCGTAGATCCGGCGGGGCTGCCCTGCTACTGCGGCAACCGGGGTTGCGTGGAAACAAAAATCAGCGGCGGCGGCGTGGCCCGGTCCTTTTTTGCCCAGACCGGACGGCGCCTCTCCCTGGAACAGATCACCGACGGCTACCGCCGGGGCGACGCTCAATGCACCCTCGCCTTCGAGCAGTTTCTGGACGACTTCGGACGCTGCCTGGGCGGACTGATCTCCGTGCTGGACCCCGACGCGGTGGTTCTGGGCGGCGGAGTTTCCAACATCGATGAGCTCTACACCCTGGGCATCGAACGGGTACGCCACTACGCGTTCCACGACCACATCGAAACACCGATTTTAAAACACCGGCTGGGCGATTCGGCCGGTGTCATCGGCGCGGCATGGATCGGACGCTGA
- a CDS encoding SDR family oxidoreductase, which yields MTTIQRALVTGGAGFIGSHLAEALMKQGSRVTVLDNLSTGHRHNIAHLGDGVEFVEGDIRDAGLLNRLAEGCDVVFHQAAVVSVTLSVQDPSHSCEVNDLGTVRVLDACRRNGVGRVVMASSSAVYGDDPQLPKAESMPPRPMSPYAVQKLTGEFYAAAFGGLYGLETVCLRYFNVYGPRQDPSSPYSGVISIFMTKAVAGQAPTIYGDGSQSRDFVSVRDVVQANLLAATQTAAAGRVFNVGTGHFIRIHDLWTIIGELAHTNLEPVFAPPRAGDIRESVSDIGEISSALGFRPRVELRQGLADTLDWYRSNLSLE from the coding sequence ATGACCACCATCCAACGTGCCCTGGTAACCGGTGGCGCCGGTTTTATCGGTTCTCACCTGGCGGAAGCGCTCATGAAACAGGGCAGCCGGGTAACCGTGCTGGACAATCTTTCCACCGGTCACCGTCACAATATTGCCCATCTTGGAGATGGCGTCGAATTCGTTGAAGGTGATATCCGCGATGCCGGTTTGCTGAATCGGCTGGCCGAGGGCTGCGACGTCGTGTTTCACCAGGCCGCCGTGGTATCGGTGACCCTCTCCGTTCAGGATCCTTCCCACAGTTGCGAAGTGAACGACCTGGGAACGGTTCGCGTGCTCGATGCCTGCCGGCGAAACGGGGTCGGGCGGGTGGTGATGGCCAGCTCCAGCGCCGTTTATGGTGACGATCCACAGTTGCCCAAGGCGGAGTCGATGCCCCCTCGGCCGATGAGTCCCTATGCGGTACAAAAACTCACCGGCGAGTTTTATGCCGCCGCTTTTGGTGGATTGTACGGGCTGGAGACCGTCTGCCTGCGGTATTTCAATGTTTACGGCCCCCGCCAGGATCCGTCCTCACCCTATTCAGGCGTCATTTCCATTTTCATGACCAAGGCGGTTGCCGGGCAGGCCCCGACGATTTATGGCGATGGCAGCCAGTCTCGCGATTTTGTTTCCGTGCGGGATGTGGTTCAGGCCAATCTTTTGGCGGCAACCCAAACAGCGGCGGCCGGCCGTGTCTTCAACGTGGGGACCGGACATTTCATCCGCATCCACGATCTCTGGACAATCATCGGCGAGCTGGCCCATACCAATCTGGAACCGGTATTTGCTCCGCCCCGTGCGGGGGATATTCGGGAGTCTGTCTCCGATATCGGTGAAATCAGCAGCGCACTGGGCTTCCGTCCCAGGGTTGAATTGCGCCAGGGGCTGGCCGATACGCTGGATTGGTACCGCTCGAACCTGTCTCTGGAGTAA
- a CDS encoding uracil-DNA glycosylase produces MKPETPIICRKCRYYFITWDPAKPHGCRAMNFRSRRPPSLVVRQNSGNDCLRYTPKAADENSDS; encoded by the coding sequence ATGAAACCAGAAACACCGATCATTTGCCGCAAATGCCGCTACTACTTCATCACCTGGGATCCGGCTAAGCCCCATGGTTGCCGGGCGATGAATTTTAGAAGCCGACGTCCACCCAGCCTGGTGGTTCGGCAAAATTCGGGAAACGACTGCCTTCGCTACACACCGAAAGCAGCCGATGAGAACAGCGATTCATGA
- a CDS encoding MoaD/ThiS family protein: protein MNPSSVQLKLFASLGALTPENADQLPIEPGTSVQALLEQLAIPIAKAHLIFVNGVKRSLQTRLEGGERIGIFPPVAGG from the coding sequence ATGAATCCATCATCCGTCCAACTCAAACTGTTCGCATCCCTCGGCGCCCTGACTCCTGAAAATGCGGATCAGCTGCCCATCGAACCGGGCACGTCCGTTCAGGCCCTGTTGGAGCAGTTGGCGATTCCCATCGCCAAGGCCCATCTGATTTTTGTCAATGGGGTCAAACGGTCCCTTCAAACCCGTCTGGAAGGCGGTGAGCGCATCGGCATATTCCCGCCAGTGGCAGGGGGATAG
- a CDS encoding HesA/MoeB/ThiF family protein — protein sequence MADPLPTRLQSIAENGTLADGTPCRVIQHQAVMILSEQTGTSPRMVELAALQQAILPVRYLRNLKTLTLDDQIQLLRASVCVVGLGGLGGLVTETLTRMGIGRLHLIDGDTFEAHNLNRQLLSDTVGLGQPKSKAAALRVNAINPGTEVTITPSRLMADNADRLVDGCHVVVDCLDNIESRFVLETAARRVGIPMVSAAIAGLTGHVTTIFPEDKGLENIYGPRERIDRSHGAEMELGCLAPGVNLIASIECTEVLKVLLGRENPLRNRLLVVDLNDYTIEALQLG from the coding sequence ATGGCCGACCCACTGCCAACCCGCCTTCAATCCATTGCAGAAAATGGCACCCTTGCCGACGGCACCCCCTGTCGGGTCATCCAACACCAAGCCGTGATGATACTCAGCGAGCAGACCGGGACCAGCCCCAGGATGGTCGAGTTGGCCGCCCTGCAACAAGCCATTCTCCCGGTGCGTTACCTGCGCAATTTGAAAACCCTGACCCTGGACGATCAGATCCAACTGCTCAGGGCCAGTGTGTGTGTGGTGGGCCTGGGCGGGTTGGGGGGCCTGGTCACGGAGACCCTGACGCGCATGGGAATCGGCCGGCTGCACCTGATCGATGGGGACACCTTCGAAGCCCACAACCTCAACCGCCAGCTGCTCAGTGACACAGTCGGCCTGGGACAGCCCAAAAGCAAAGCCGCCGCGCTGCGGGTCAACGCGATCAACCCGGGAACAGAAGTGACCATCACCCCGTCACGGCTGATGGCTGACAACGCCGACCGTCTGGTGGATGGGTGCCATGTCGTCGTGGATTGTCTTGACAATATCGAGTCCCGCTTTGTTTTGGAAACCGCGGCCAGGCGGGTGGGCATTCCAATGGTCTCGGCCGCCATTGCCGGACTCACCGGACATGTCACCACCATTTTCCCCGAAGACAAGGGCCTTGAAAATATCTATGGGCCACGGGAGCGGATCGACCGCTCCCACGGAGCCGAGATGGAGCTTGGCTGCCTGGCACCGGGCGTCAACCTGATCGCCTCCATCGAGTGCACCGAAGTGCTTAAGGTTCTGCTGGGCAGAGAAAATCCCCTGAGAAACCGCCTGCTGGTCGTCGATCTGAACGACTACACCATAGAAGCACTTCAACTCGGATGA
- a CDS encoding DUF2080 family transposase-associated protein translates to MQVGGLTQRSITFGEMGSKIVPERKKRQVDDTSSQDTASAKVKFEVYGEEMLEKLVKSSGNSGRVYLPPDWVGRHVKIIRID, encoded by the coding sequence ATGCAGGTCGGAGGATTGACTCAAAGATCAATTACCTTTGGAGAAATGGGCAGTAAGATCGTGCCGGAGAGAAAAAAAAGACAGGTGGATGATACATCGTCCCAGGATACCGCTTCCGCCAAAGTAAAATTTGAAGTATATGGTGAAGAGATGCTCGAAAAGCTGGTTAAATCCAGTGGCAACAGTGGTCGCGTATACCTTCCGCCGGATTGGGTCGGCCGCCACGTCAAGATTATCCGAATTGATTAA
- a CDS encoding GNAT family N-acetyltransferase: MKDIQIRGLKAADAEDIAAIYSSIVRKLSDNELRTLIEKHAKRWEKDVCFVAVNDGRVVGFVISYVLTFGFGIGKSAWIANLGVDIEYMGQGIGKRLAQAAFKRYQEMGIDHVHTSVIWDSTDMLSFFKSLGFGRSKFINLRKVINGDSADESAE; this comes from the coding sequence GTGAAAGACATTCAGATCAGAGGACTGAAAGCCGCCGACGCTGAGGACATCGCCGCCATCTACTCATCTATCGTTCGTAAACTCTCGGATAACGAACTCAGGACCCTGATAGAAAAACACGCCAAACGTTGGGAAAAGGATGTCTGCTTCGTAGCGGTAAACGATGGACGGGTTGTCGGTTTTGTCATCAGTTATGTGCTGACTTTTGGCTTCGGTATTGGAAAAAGCGCCTGGATTGCCAACCTGGGGGTGGATATCGAATACATGGGACAGGGCATTGGTAAGCGTCTGGCCCAGGCCGCGTTCAAACGTTACCAGGAAATGGGTATCGATCACGTACATACCTCCGTGATCTGGGACTCCACCGACATGCTCTCCTTCTTCAAATCATTGGGTTTCGGTCGCAGCAAATTCATCAATCTGAGAAAAGTGATCAACGGCGATTCCGCCGACGAATCAGCTGAATAA
- a CDS encoding L,D-transpeptidase family protein: MKPVTIISTILIILSLFHLPPVAAAPVQNHLEALLAPMCTGDETPSPLSLQPVARFYQKFGFQPAWTGPTGPLPRAKQLIAAIAGTTAPNLSPEPSTVFRFTPREVNLNGFSNPLTLEKMPPRLQMDVILTDMALRYARRLWRGTVDPETLPGKWLASRRADKRDFPAELAQALKEKRLSAFMDSLHPQAAAYHHLRQAVQRYEQIQAAGGWPMVPTGETLRRDDTGPRVSALIDRLRASGDLSREMTIRQPGAVYDEALEAAVIRFQRRHGLNPDGLVGKTTLAALNVPVGKRITQLQLNMERWRWFPDSFGQRYLMVNIPAFELNLFEAGLPVQRMRVIVGKNRRPTPIMSSRMTYLEFNPYWNVPGKIARKDILPKVLKDPTYLSRQGIRVFAGWDRSAPELDPEQIPWQALSGRHFPYRLRQDPSAINALGQIKFMFPNHESVYIHDTPGKRLFKRDRRNFSSGCVRVEAPITLAGDLLKHQGWDREQVETAVSNQERKIVPLKQPIPVHLVYLTAWVDNGQAVHFREDIYGRDKRLQLALTASNADLLHCMADILAAGRLLAASDPGQTAQPASGRCGALVLSVLQPTGEVAGHPMSF, translated from the coding sequence ATGAAGCCTGTCACGATCATATCGACCATATTGATCATCCTCTCTCTCTTTCATTTACCGCCGGTGGCTGCGGCACCGGTACAAAACCATCTCGAAGCCCTGCTGGCGCCCATGTGTACGGGTGATGAAACACCATCCCCCCTTTCACTGCAGCCGGTGGCCCGGTTTTATCAAAAATTCGGATTTCAACCGGCCTGGACCGGTCCTACCGGACCGCTGCCCCGGGCGAAGCAGCTGATTGCGGCAATCGCAGGCACAACAGCGCCAAACCTTTCTCCTGAGCCATCCACGGTGTTTCGTTTCACCCCCCGCGAGGTCAATCTCAACGGATTTTCCAACCCACTGACACTGGAAAAAATGCCCCCCCGGCTTCAGATGGATGTCATACTCACCGACATGGCGTTGCGTTATGCCCGGCGCCTTTGGCGGGGAACGGTCGATCCGGAAACGCTGCCTGGGAAATGGCTTGCCTCGCGTCGAGCAGACAAGCGGGATTTTCCCGCCGAACTGGCCCAGGCCCTGAAGGAAAAGCGCTTGTCGGCGTTCATGGATTCACTGCATCCACAGGCAGCGGCCTATCACCACTTGAGGCAGGCCGTGCAGCGGTACGAACAAATCCAGGCCGCCGGTGGCTGGCCGATGGTCCCTACCGGCGAAACCCTGCGTCGGGATGACACCGGGCCGCGGGTCTCGGCATTGATCGATCGTCTCAGGGCCAGTGGCGATCTCTCCCGCGAGATGACCATCCGCCAGCCCGGTGCCGTTTATGACGAGGCCCTGGAAGCCGCGGTCATCCGCTTTCAGCGTCGCCATGGCTTGAATCCGGATGGTCTGGTCGGCAAAACCACACTGGCCGCGCTGAACGTTCCCGTCGGGAAACGAATTACCCAACTGCAACTGAACATGGAACGCTGGCGCTGGTTTCCGGACAGTTTTGGTCAGCGCTATCTGATGGTCAACATCCCCGCCTTTGAACTCAACCTCTTCGAAGCGGGCCTGCCTGTCCAGCGTATGCGTGTCATCGTGGGTAAGAATCGCCGGCCGACGCCGATCATGTCCAGTCGCATGACCTATCTTGAATTCAACCCCTATTGGAATGTCCCCGGCAAAATTGCCCGCAAGGATATCCTGCCCAAAGTCCTCAAGGATCCGACCTATCTCAGCCGCCAGGGAATCCGGGTGTTTGCCGGGTGGGATCGATCGGCACCGGAACTGGATCCGGAGCAAATCCCCTGGCAGGCCCTGTCCGGCCGCCACTTCCCCTATCGTTTGCGGCAGGACCCCTCCGCAATAAATGCACTGGGCCAGATCAAATTCATGTTTCCGAATCATGAGAGTGTCTATATCCACGACACCCCGGGGAAAAGGTTGTTCAAGCGGGACCGTCGCAACTTCTCATCGGGCTGTGTTCGCGTGGAAGCGCCGATCACACTGGCCGGCGATCTTTTGAAGCATCAGGGGTGGGACCGTGAGCAGGTGGAGACCGCGGTTTCCAACCAGGAGCGAAAAATCGTGCCCCTGAAACAACCGATTCCGGTTCACCTGGTCTATCTTACGGCCTGGGTGGATAACGGTCAGGCGGTCCATTTCAGGGAGGATATCTATGGCCGCGACAAGCGGCTGCAGCTGGCACTCACGGCATCCAATGCCGATCTGCTGCATTGCATGGCCGATATCCTCGCCGCCGGCCGCCTGCTTGCCGCCAGCGATCCAGGGCAAACGGCGCAACCGGCCAGTGGCCGATGCGGTGCTCTGGTTTTATCGGTCCTGCAGCCGACCGGCGAAGTGGCAGGCCACCCGATGTCCTTTTAA
- a CDS encoding extracellular solute-binding protein, with protein sequence MKTILTACLLFITTSGLAAETFPPGSWRDTPDPIAGTDAVVGGELSLFAGQYPKSFNYYLDNNVFSSELFGTMYETLLGRNPITLEEEPGLADKWTISDDKKTFTFHLDPRARWSDGKPVTAHDVRWTFDTIMDPKNLTGVHKVSLETFYPPEVLDTHTIRFKARQVHWRNLLSAGGIQVLPKHIYSGEDFNKINFEFPVVSGPYRIGKINEGVFVAIERRDDYWNRHAKRLQGVGNFSTLKYNFFAERSNAFEAFKKGKIDIYPVYTSRLWMKEARGQKFGMNWIVKQKIYNHQPQGFQGFAMNMRKFPFDDVRVRQAMAHLLDREKMNRTLMYNQYYLHRSYFEDLYTKDNPCPNPLIPFDKAKARELLRQAGWIANPKTGLLEKKGRQFSFQFLTRDQTADKFLAIYAEDLKDVGIEVNIDRKDWAAWARDMDEFNYQMTWAAWGASVFKDPEGMWASKEADRKGGNNITGFKNAKVDELIEKQKTIFDVQQRHAMARQIDQIIYQDYPYVLLWNISCVRLLYWNKFGTPDTVLSKYGDERSAYFYWWQDEDSQADLADAMQSALPLPPKDPSIFFDERF encoded by the coding sequence ATGAAAACGATATTGACCGCCTGCTTGTTGTTCATCACAACATCCGGATTGGCCGCGGAGACGTTCCCTCCTGGCAGCTGGCGGGACACGCCGGATCCAATTGCCGGTACGGACGCGGTTGTCGGCGGCGAGCTGTCGCTTTTTGCCGGACAATACCCCAAAAGCTTTAACTACTATCTGGATAACAATGTTTTCTCTTCCGAACTATTCGGCACCATGTACGAAACCTTGCTGGGGCGAAACCCCATCACGCTTGAGGAAGAACCGGGTTTGGCAGACAAATGGACGATCTCCGACGACAAAAAGACCTTTACGTTCCATCTCGACCCCCGGGCACGCTGGAGCGACGGCAAACCGGTGACCGCCCATGATGTCCGCTGGACCTTCGACACCATCATGGACCCCAAGAATCTGACCGGCGTCCACAAGGTCAGCCTGGAAACATTTTATCCTCCGGAAGTCTTGGACACCCACACTATTCGTTTCAAGGCCAGACAGGTGCATTGGCGCAATCTGCTTTCGGCCGGCGGCATACAGGTCTTGCCCAAGCACATATACAGCGGCGAGGACTTCAATAAAATCAATTTTGAATTTCCCGTCGTATCCGGGCCCTATCGGATCGGTAAAATCAACGAGGGGGTCTTTGTCGCGATAGAACGACGCGACGATTATTGGAACCGTCATGCCAAACGCCTTCAGGGCGTCGGCAATTTTAGTACGCTTAAATACAATTTCTTTGCCGAGCGTTCCAATGCCTTTGAAGCCTTTAAAAAAGGCAAAATCGATATTTATCCCGTGTATACATCCCGCCTCTGGATGAAGGAGGCGCGCGGCCAAAAATTCGGAATGAACTGGATTGTCAAGCAGAAGATCTACAATCATCAGCCCCAGGGATTCCAGGGCTTTGCCATGAACATGCGTAAGTTTCCCTTCGATGACGTTCGCGTGCGCCAAGCCATGGCCCATCTGCTGGACCGTGAGAAGATGAATCGCACGTTGATGTACAACCAGTACTATCTGCACAGATCATATTTTGAGGATCTTTACACCAAGGACAATCCGTGCCCCAATCCGCTGATCCCCTTCGACAAAGCCAAGGCACGGGAACTGCTTCGCCAGGCCGGCTGGATCGCCAATCCCAAAACCGGTTTGCTGGAAAAAAAGGGTCGACAATTTTCCTTTCAATTTTTAACCAGGGACCAAACCGCCGATAAATTCCTGGCCATTTATGCCGAAGATCTCAAGGATGTGGGCATCGAGGTGAACATCGATCGCAAGGACTGGGCCGCCTGGGCGCGGGACATGGACGAATTCAACTACCAGATGACCTGGGCGGCGTGGGGCGCCAGTGTGTTCAAAGACCCGGAAGGGATGTGGGCGTCCAAAGAGGCGGATCGCAAAGGCGGCAACAACATCACCGGTTTCAAGAATGCCAAGGTCGACGAACTGATCGAAAAACAGAAGACCATCTTCGATGTGCAACAACGCCATGCCATGGCGCGGCAGATCGATCAGATCATCTATCAAGACTATCCCTATGTGCTGCTATGGAATATCAGTTGCGTGCGGCTCTTGTATTGGAACAAATTCGGCACCCCCGACACCGTCCTGTCCAAATACGGCGATGAACGCAGCGCCTATTTCTACTGGTGGCAGGACGAAGATTCCCAGGCCGATCTGGCCGATGCCATGCAGTCGGCCCTACCCTTGCCGCCCAAAGATCCCTCAATCTTTTTTGACGAGCGGTTTTAA
- a CDS encoding ABC transporter ATP-binding protein, with product MPISDHPQALLSVTDLKTWFPIKRGIMSRIVGYVRAVDGVSFQVGRGETLGLVGESGCGKTTLGRTLMGLEKPHGGKIVFDGQDIAGLTPKAQRELHRRMQIIFQDPLSSLNPRMNILDIVTEGLREFNLLDGSRKAHATRLLKEVGLDEDAVYRYPHEFSGGQRQRINIARAISLRPAFVVCDEPVSALDVSVQAQIINLLLDLRDSHRLSYLFISHDLSVVSHIADRVAVMHCGRLVEMGITDKVIANPLHPYTQKLIAAVPVVGEPSNGKGFDEENFTPPAAATGCLFYDTCAKSDEICRDHPPQPRGTPDHQVWCHR from the coding sequence ATGCCGATATCCGATCATCCACAAGCGTTACTCAGCGTAACTGATCTGAAGACCTGGTTTCCAATCAAGCGGGGGATTATGTCCCGCATTGTGGGATATGTCCGTGCAGTCGACGGCGTCTCCTTTCAGGTCGGCCGGGGGGAGACCCTTGGTTTGGTGGGCGAGTCGGGCTGCGGCAAAACCACCCTCGGTCGGACCCTGATGGGGCTTGAAAAACCGCATGGCGGCAAGATTGTTTTTGACGGACAAGATATCGCCGGTCTGACGCCCAAGGCGCAAAGAGAACTTCACCGGCGCATGCAGATCATCTTTCAGGATCCGTTATCTTCGCTCAACCCACGCATGAACATTCTTGATATCGTCACCGAAGGGTTAAGGGAGTTCAACCTGCTCGACGGATCGCGAAAGGCGCATGCCACGCGACTGCTCAAGGAGGTCGGGCTCGATGAAGATGCGGTCTACCGCTATCCCCATGAATTTTCAGGCGGCCAGCGTCAGCGGATCAACATCGCCCGCGCCATTTCATTACGACCCGCTTTTGTGGTTTGCGATGAACCGGTCAGTGCGCTGGATGTATCCGTGCAGGCGCAGATCATCAACCTGCTGTTGGATCTGCGTGATAGCCACCGGCTCTCCTATCTTTTTATTTCCCACGATTTAAGTGTGGTCAGCCATATCGCCGATCGTGTGGCGGTCATGCACTGCGGCCGTTTGGTCGAAATGGGAATTACCGACAAGGTGATCGCAAATCCACTGCACCCGTATACGCAAAAGCTGATTGCCGCCGTACCGGTGGTGGGCGAGCCGTCCAATGGGAAGGGCTTCGATGAGGAAAATTTTACGCCCCCTGCAGCGGCCACCGGATGTCTTTTTTACGACACATGCGCCAAATCCGACGAGATTTGCCGTGACCATCCGCCCCAACCGCGGGGGACGCCGGATCATCAGGTGTGGTGTCATCGATAG